Proteins encoded by one window of Glycine soja cultivar W05 chromosome 15, ASM419377v2, whole genome shotgun sequence:
- the LOC114388655 gene encoding uncharacterized protein At1g10890-like, with amino-acid sequence MPRDLSRSRSPPYRRRHSPSPVGHRYSRRSRRDRSRSPYSSYSYSRRKSRSISPRGHRSPSTTPRRGRSRSPSAKRYRRHRSRSSSLSPTRKSSSPSLVSVEHKSATEKQKKEEEKKRRQLEAELKLIEEETAKRVEEAIRKRVEESLKSEEVQVEIERRLEEGRKRLNDEVAAQLEKEKEAALIEAKQKEEQARKEKEDLERMLEENRRKVEEAQRREALEQQRREEERYKELEEMQRQKEEAMRKKKQEEEQERLNQIKLLGKNKSRPKLSFAFGSK; translated from the exons ATGCCTCGAGACTTGTCACGATCCCGATCGCCTCCCTATAGGCGGAGGCATTCACCATCTCCTGTGGGACACAGGTATAGCAGGAGGAGCAGAAGAGACAGAAGCAGATCTCCTTATTCGTCCTACTCTTACAGCAG GCGAAAAAGTCGTTCTATTTCACCAAGAGGTCACAGAAGTCCTTCTACAACTCCAAGACGTGGTAGAAGCCGATCTCCATCTGCTAAACGATACAGAAGACATAGAAGTAGGAGTTCCTCATTGTCTCCTACTCGTAAATCTTCCAGTCCAAGTCTTGTGTCAGTAGAGCACAAAAGTGCCactgaaaaacaaaagaaagaagaagagaagaaaag GCGTCAACTAGAAGCAGAGTTGAAATTAATAGAAGAAGAGACTGCAAAGAGAGTTGAAGAAGCAATACGTAAGAGAGTTGAAGAAAGCTTGAAATCTGAGGAGGTTCAGGTGGAGATTGAAAGGCGGTTGGAAGAGGGACGGAAGAGACTTAATGATGAAGTTGCAGCTcaacttgaaaaagaaaaagaagctgCCCTTATTGAGGCTAAACAGAAGGAg GAGCAAGCccgtaaagagaaagaagatcTTGAAAGGATGCTTGAGGAGAACCGGAGGAAGGTTGAAGAAGCTCAGAGAAGGGAAGCTTTAGAGCAGCAAAGAAGGGAGGAAGAACGATATAAAGAGCTGGAAGAGATGCAAAGACAGAAGGAAGAAGCCATGCGAAAAAAGAAACAGGAGGAGGAGCAAGAACGTCTAAACCAAATAAAGTTGTTGGGTAAAAACAAATCCCGACCAAAATTGTCATTTGCTTTTGGATCCAAATGA
- the LOC114388677 gene encoding uncharacterized protein LOC114388677, with translation MEALLSQFTFLSDQALQDKNFDPSTIEDLMKLFEIESYKAWAAAELEQEKEVEEAEAGMEEAEEYLDSVMESAMDEFRRFEEELERMSKNEMEGLVQTAERARKMGNLMEKGASIASKKYIEAALNSATASMKSAWKGLSSGKVHPS, from the coding sequence atggaagctctgcTCTCCCAATTCACCTTCCTCTCAGACCAGGCCCTACAAGACAAGAACTTCGATCCTTCGACAATCGAAGATCTAATGAAGCTGTTCGAGATCGAGTCCTACAAGGCATGGGCAGCAGCTGAGCTTGAGCAAGAGAAAGAGGTGGAAGAAGCAGAGGCTGGCATGGAAGAAGCTGAGGAGTACCTTGACTCAGTGATGGAGAGTGCCATGGATGAGTTTAGACGCTTTGAAGAGGAGCTAGAGAGGATGTCAAAGAATGAAATGGAAGGCTTGGTTCAAACTGCTGAGAGAGCCAGAAAAATGGGAAATTTGATGGAAAAAGGTGCCTCTATTGCTTCCAAGAAGTATATTGAGGCTGCTCTTAATTCAGCCACTGCTTCCATGAAATCAGCTTGGAAAGGACTCTCTTCTGGAAAGGTTCATCCTTCTTAA
- the LOC114386557 gene encoding transmembrane emp24 domain-containing protein p24delta3-like: MEKRVMSMSIVFLCCLFLFFFSTSGALWVTVPPFSTKCVSEEIHNNVVVLGDYAVVDTGNDHSNNSTISVKVTSPYGNNLHHMENISIGNFAFTTRESGNYLACFWVGHSERAGGDVSVNLDWKTGIAAKDWDSVAKKEKIEGVELQLRKLEGSVEAVHENLIYLRGREAVVRNVSESTNARVVWSSFMSLGVCIAVSVLQLWHLKRYFHKKKLI, from the exons ATGGAGAAGAGAGTTATGTCAATGTCAATTGTCTTCCTCTGCtgcttgttcttgttcttcttctcaACCTCTGGGGCTCTCTGGGTCACCGTACCACCTTTCAGCACCAAGTGCGTTTCCGAAGAAATCCACAACAACGTCGTCGTTTTGGGCGATTACGCTGTCGTCGACACTGGGAATGATCATTCCAACAACTCCACCATTTCCGTCAAG GTCACATCACCGTACGGAAACAATCTTCATCATATGGAGAACATATCAATTGGTAATTTCGCCTTCACAACTCGAGAGAGTGGAAACTACCTAGCATGCTTCTGGGTGGGTCATAGTGAACGAGCTGGTGGAGACGTTAGTGTGAACCTTGATTGGAAAACTGGAATTGCAGCCAAGGATTGGGATTCAGTtgctaaaaaagaaaagattgag GGAGTAGAGCTTCAGTTGAGAAAGCTAGAAGGATCAGTTGAGGCTGTCCACGAGAATTTGATCTATCTGAGGGGCAG GGAAGCAGTGGTAAGGAACGTGAGTGAATCAACCAATGCCAGAGTGGTGTGGTCTAGTTTTATGTCCTTGGGTGTGTGCATTGCAGTTTCAGTTCTGCAGTTGTGGCATTTGAAGCGATACTTCCACAAGAAAAAGCTTATCTAG